The Psychrobacter sp. 28M-43 genome segment CGAACATCGAATTAAGGGCTAGGTTATAGCAGATAGATTCAGCTGTGGTAGTAACCAGGTGCACGTTTGCACGTAATAAGGCGCCTCTTAGGTAGCATAACGTATTATACAAGTCACCCCCAATAGGTATACCTGCGCTACTTATAAATTGCTATCTAAAGCCGTATATTCAAATGGAAGAAGCCATCTATATAGAATAAAAACTATTGATGACTTAGTGAATAATATTATATAGCAGCATAGAAACTTTTAATTACTTAAAAACTTAAAAGTTACTTAGGCAGCTTTCATTGCCGATAAAACTATGAATAATTAGACCTACCTATGGTTATCAATAGGCATAGGTAGGCTAGTTACTGCTACAATAACAGATATACAAACATCACTTAATAATAAAAATATTATTAATTATGAATTTAATACACAAAAAAAACGACCCTAAAAAGGATCGTTTTTTTGTTTTCTACTAATAACAGTCTTTAAACTGTAATTAGCTTAGAAACGGTAAGTTGCACCAACTTTAACGATTGGGAACCATTCAAGATAATCTTTATCTTCTAGCTCTTGCTCAGCAGCTGAAGCAGCAGCTGCTGCTGTAACTGCATTTGTGCCATTACCTGTAGCACGAACAGTAGCATCTGTTTTACCCATGTAAGCTGCACCAAGCTCACCAAATAAACCAAAATTATTAGTAATGTTAGGACGGAAACCAACAGTTAGATAAGGAGCTAATTTGTTACGATGTTCGATAGTACCTTCTAAAGTACCAACTTCATCTGCATCATAATCAACATCGTCAATTCTAAAGTTACCATCTTCAGCGTTTGCACGTACATCAATATCGTTGTCAGGAACAATAATACCAGCACCCATTGTAAACCAGTTGCCAGTAGGACGTAACTGTACACCTAAGTACGGGTTGCTGAAGTCAGCATCTACATCATAGTTTACATCATCTACATCAAAATCACCGCCGAAAAGGTCAGCAGCATCGCCACCTGCCCAACCAGCTTGCAATTCAGTTTTTTCATTAAGTGACCAACCGATGTTAGCACCATAACCTAAAGTACCAACTTCAGCACTAACAGATGCTGGGTTAATGGCTGTTTGGAACAAAGTTTTAGTGCCACCAAGTACCGCACCAGTAGTGTTGCTTACTACACCAGCGTCAGCATTGTATGCATAAGAAGCAGGTTCTGCTTGATAAGCAACTGCAACTGGCTCAGCTTCATATGCAACTGCAGCATTGTTATCAACAACAATAACTGGATCAGCAGCTAATGCAGCAGTTGATGCTAGAACAGCAGCAGAGATTGCCGTCAATTTAATCAATTTCATAATTATTCTCCTAAAGTGTGAAATAAACCCGCCCATAAAAAACGATGATTATGCTTTTTTTAAACCATCATTTTGTTGAGGTGATTAAAACAATTCTGACTTGAAAAGTCACCCCTACTGATGCTGTTTTTATTTGCCATTATGTAAAGATTGCATAGGTACTGTAATAATTGCTACACCAATCTGCAAAAATTCACCTTTATGTTACATAATGTCCTTAAAGTAACCAAACAGCGTAAACATGAGACTTCGCTTGCTTAATGTTTATGTAAGGGTATTGCAAAACATGTCCACATAATTATCTAGAACGCACTTTGAATCAATGATAGTTATATGGCTCAACCTTACAGAATAGTGTGCCTTGTGAGTTGACGTATCTATTGTTACTTATATTAGAAAATCTACACCAGCAAATAAAACGATATAAATGATCTCATATAACGCGACTAACGCTTGCCTCAAGCGAATATTATGCTAAATTAGTTGTTATAATAGATTTGTTATAGAACGTCCGTAATGTCACTATTTGTCTTATTTATGAAAATTTTGTGATGCTGTCTGCTCTATTTCTTTACTCCTACTGAGTCATATATATGCCTAAAGTATCGTCGATTACCCGTGTCCTAGAAATCATAGAAGCAGTGTCCTATGCTTCAAAACCGCTTTCTCCACTCGAGCTCTCACAAGAGCTAGATATCCCTAAACCGACCATTCATAGATTGATTCAAAACTTGGTTGATGATGGTTTTTTGACTGTTGATATTGGTGGCGGCATTATCCCTGGTAAGCGCGTACGCAATTTGAGCGTTGAGTTATGGCAACAACGACTGTTCTTTAACGAGCGACAGATGATTTTGCAAAAACTGGTTGATGAGCTAAAGGAAACGTGCGGTATTGGCATTCCCTATCATATGGATATGATCTATACCAACCGCGCTCAGACGACCTTGCCACTACAGATTTATCTTCCTGTTGGGGCAAAGTCACCCATGTGGTGTACAGCAACTGGTAAGCTCTATCTAAGCCAACTATCTACAACTAGCCGTATGAAAATACTACAAGGGTTGCCACTAGATAAGTTCACTAAGAATACGATTACTGATATCAATGAATTGAATGCCGAGCTTGATCGCATTGCTGATACTGGTATCGGCATTGATAACGAGGAGTTTATCTCTGAGATGGTCGCAGTGGCTGTCCCTATACTGGACAAAAAGTCACGCTATCTGGCTTCTCTCTACTTACATGCGCCCACCATACGGGTATCACTTGACGATCTGCTGACTCATGTACCACGCCTACAAAAAGCCGCGCAAGACGTTCAGACGCTCGTCTACGATCTACAAAGCTAATACTATCTATTAGCCATCAAAAAAGGTCTACGCTATGATTTTAGCGTAGACCTTTTTCTTTTTCGCAAATGCATTCTCTTAATTAACGCCACTTACTAGTAATACTAAAAATTCTTAATATTAGTATGTTTAAGAACGGGTATGTCTAAGAAGGTTACATTTAAGAGAGACAGTCAAGAGAGTCACAGTTAAGAGAGTCATGTCTAAGACAATAATGAGACATCATGACGTCCAATAATACTAGAAAAGTCTTTATCACTATTCTCTACAGTATGTGAGGCGTATAACTCTGTCGCTTTGGCACCCATCGGTGTATCCACCTGCGTGTCTTGAGCTGTCTGCATCGCAAGGTTTAGATCTTTTTGCATCAACTTGCTCATAAAGCCGCCTTGATAGCCATTGCTAGAGGGCACATTTTCCATGACTTTTGGATAAGGATTATAAACTTCTAGTGTCCAGTTACGCCCTGAGCTCTGTAGCATGATGTCTGATAGCACTTTGGGGTCTAAACCATTCTTGACGCCTAGATTAATTGCCTCTGCCGTACCTGCCATCAGAATACCTAACAGCATATTGTTGCAGATTTTTGCGACTTGTCCTGCGCCGTGCTCGCCAGCATGAAAGATATTTTTCCCCATTACAGCAAGTATTGGCTCAGCCTTAGCAAAAGCAGCATCATCGCCACCAACGATAAAGGTCAAACTACCAGCAACTGCCCCGCCTGTACCACCAGAGACTGGTGCATCTAAGAAGTCTATCCCAAGCTTACTTGCCGCCTCTGCTACTTTCCTTGCATCAGCTGCCGCAATCGTACTACTGTCAATCACAAGCGTGCCTTCTGGCAACTCTGCTAGCAGACCATCAGAGCCACTATCACCCAAGTACACCGAATGTACATGCTGACCTGCAGGCAACATACTAATCACAACTTGAGCATTACTTGCAGCATCTTTAGGACTTTTTGCGACACTAGCCCCTGCTTGTGCTAGGCGCTGGGTTGCAGCCTCAGACAAATCAAAGACAGATAGCTCGTAACCTGCCTTTAATAAGTTCTCTGCCATTGGCGCACCCATATTACCAAGTCCAATAAAGGCAATATCTGGTTTAGAGTTATTATTCATTGTACTTATATCCTTTGTACTCATCTCATCACTCCTTGATGATTTATGATGTAGCCATTGCTACATACTATTTAACAGTATTTATTAGTGAATATTGCTTATTAATGAATGCTGCTATCTTATGTCTTAGCACCTTTCTTTAGAACTTTATAAAATCGCTGATTGTCTTACGTTATAGATCCCTTTTAGGCAATTAGCCGACATACTGACTACCCAAGGCATCCTTACCCAGCCAACCGCCCAAAGGATGCTCACCTTTTGGATAAGGATTGACAAAATGCTGATCGATATACGCCTGCCCTTCTACACTTAAACAGTCTGCTAATGAACGCGACCATTTAGGATTTCTATCTTTATCAATTAACAATGCCCGCACGCCTTCTTTAAAATCAGGATTGGCCGCGCAATGTACTGCGACATTGGTCTCTAAATACAGTACTTGTTCGATGGATAGGTCAGCGACTTTGTGATACAGCGCATAGGTTAACACTGCTGTTACTGGGCAGCCATGGCGATAAGTGGCGACTGCGCGCTGCGTCCAGCTGTCTGCTGCAAAATCTTGGTTTAGCTGTGCGAGCGCAGTATCGCTTTGTAGCAGCGTATCAATATCAGCCAAACCGCCACTATTCATCAGTTGCTGAATAGGTTGCCAATATGTTGCAAGCTTACTATCTGGCAGCTCAGCGACTGGCAGCTCAGCAAGCGCACGGCTAACAATACTATGTGCACTATTGTTATGGTATTTATCTGAACTACTAACGCTATCTACCGTTTGCCAGTTGCTCTGTTTGAGACATTGGATAACGGCATCATAATCATGGCTGGCAATAGCATACTCTGCCAGATTAGCTAATAGCGCATCGTTGCCATTGCACATCGCACCAGTTAGACCTAAAAACAAACCCGTCTTAGCAGGCATACGCTGCAAAAACCAACTGCCAGAAGCATCAGGGAACAGTCCAATGGTGACCTCAGGCATGGCAAAACGCGTGCGCTCAGTGACCAGACGATGACTGCATCCTGCCATCAGCCCCATCCCGCCGCCCATGATGATGCCATCACCCCAAAGTATCAGTGGTTTCGGATAAAAGTGCATTTGACGATAGAGACGGTACTCATGACTGAAAAACTCAGTAGCATACGGGTTTGGCATTGATGCACTGGTAGACATGCTGTCATAGAGCTTACGAATATCGCCGCCCGCACAGAACGCTTTGTCGCCTGCACCTTTTAATACAAGCGCAACCACTTGGTCATCGGCTTGCCATTGCTCTAACTGTGCTGAGAGCAATTGACACATATCAACGCTGAGTGCATTAAGTGATTTTGGGGTATTGAGCGTCATGACCCCAATCAAATGTCCGCAATCCGTCGACTCAGTATTGAATAATACAGACGCTTCTTGTTCTGCATTATTTACTGATGTTTGCGCGTTAGTGTCGTTCGTCGGTGTCGTAGCTGCTGTCATAAAAGTGACCTACAAATTAGATAATAAAAATGGCTCAATTGTTTTGACTGCTGTTTATTTGTTTTGCCAATTGGGTTTACGCTTTTCTAAAAATGCTTGTACCCCTTCGCGCTGATCTTTGGTATCAAACAACTTCACGAAAGCTTCACGCTCATGGATGAGGTTCTGCGCAGGCGGGGTGTCTCTAGCCGCTTGAATAAGTTGCTTGGAATAACTGACGGCGACGGGTGATTGCTTAGCGACTTTTTTTGCCAAGGCCTGAGCGACTTGCAACCCTTCGCCTTTGGCCGCGACCTCTTCAACCAGACCGATACGCAATGCCGTATCTGCATCGACCCGCTCACCGCACAGTATCATGCGTTTTGCCCAACCTTCCCCTACTAACATAGGTAGGTTTTGCGTGCCGCCAGCACATGGTAATAATCCTACGCCTGTCTCTGGCAATGCCATCTGGGCGTGCGCTTCTGCGATACGGATATCACAGGCCAATGCACACTCAAGTCCGCCGCCCATCGCATAGCCGTTAATGACAGCGATACTGACACCGCGATAGGCAGACAATGCTTCAAACGCCTCACCAAATGCAATCGCCATACTTATTGCGCGGCCTTTATCGCCGTCTGAAAAATTATTTAAATCTGCACCAGCTGAAAAGAACTTTTCGCCATCTCCATGCACGATTAATGCGTAAACATCATCGTTGGTATTGAGGTCGGTAATGAGTTTCTTAAGTGCATGTAGACTGTCCATCGTCCACGTATGTGCCGGTGGGTTATTCAGCGTCAATGTTGCGGTATGGCCATCAATTGATAGCTGTAGATTTGTATAGTCTGTCATAAAACATCCTTGTTTTAGTAAAGCGAGATAAATTAGCGGAGCTGACTTAACCCTTCATCTTGCAAAACTTGACGTGAAATAATCACTCGCATGATCTCATTCGTGCCTTCCAAGATTTGATGCACACGTAAGTCTCGTACATGGCGCTCAAGCGGATACTCATTTAGATAACCATAGCCGCCGTGTAACTGCAGGGCTTCATTGGCAACATCGAAACAAAGATCCGTAGACAGACGTTTTGCCATTGCGCAGTAGGTAGACGCTTGCCCATCATTGTTGTCGACTTTATCAGCTGCTAGATACAGCATTTGGCGTGCGGCAATGGTCTGAGTCAACATATCAGCAAGTTTAAACTGTACCGATTGTAATCTAGCAATCGGGCTGCCAAATTGACTGCGCTCTTGCACGTAACTGGTTGCGGTCTCTAACGCCGCTTGTGCCGTACCTACCGCACAAATGCCGATATTAATACGACCACCATCTAGTCCTTTCATCGCGATACGAAAGCC includes the following:
- a CDS encoding IclR family transcriptional regulator; the encoded protein is MPKVSSITRVLEIIEAVSYASKPLSPLELSQELDIPKPTIHRLIQNLVDDGFLTVDIGGGIIPGKRVRNLSVELWQQRLFFNERQMILQKLVDELKETCGIGIPYHMDMIYTNRAQTTLPLQIYLPVGAKSPMWCTATGKLYLSQLSTTSRMKILQGLPLDKFTKNTITDINELNAELDRIADTGIGIDNEEFISEMVAVAVPILDKKSRYLASLYLHAPTIRVSLDDLLTHVPRLQKAAQDVQTLVYDLQS
- the mmsB gene encoding 3-hydroxyisobutyrate dehydrogenase — protein: MNNNSKPDIAFIGLGNMGAPMAENLLKAGYELSVFDLSEAATQRLAQAGASVAKSPKDAASNAQVVISMLPAGQHVHSVYLGDSGSDGLLAELPEGTLVIDSSTIAAADARKVAEAASKLGIDFLDAPVSGGTGGAVAGSLTFIVGGDDAAFAKAEPILAVMGKNIFHAGEHGAGQVAKICNNMLLGILMAGTAEAINLGVKNGLDPKVLSDIMLQSSGRNWTLEVYNPYPKVMENVPSSNGYQGGFMSKLMQKDLNLAMQTAQDTQVDTPMGAKATELYASHTVENSDKDFSSIIGRHDVSLLS
- a CDS encoding enoyl-CoA hydratase/isomerase family protein codes for the protein MTAATTPTNDTNAQTSVNNAEQEASVLFNTESTDCGHLIGVMTLNTPKSLNALSVDMCQLLSAQLEQWQADDQVVALVLKGAGDKAFCAGGDIRKLYDSMSTSASMPNPYATEFFSHEYRLYRQMHFYPKPLILWGDGIIMGGGMGLMAGCSHRLVTERTRFAMPEVTIGLFPDASGSWFLQRMPAKTGLFLGLTGAMCNGNDALLANLAEYAIASHDYDAVIQCLKQSNWQTVDSVSSSDKYHNNSAHSIVSRALAELPVAELPDSKLATYWQPIQQLMNSGGLADIDTLLQSDTALAQLNQDFAADSWTQRAVATYRHGCPVTAVLTYALYHKVADLSIEQVLYLETNVAVHCAANPDFKEGVRALLIDKDRNPKWSRSLADCLSVEGQAYIDQHFVNPYPKGEHPLGGWLGKDALGSQYVG
- a CDS encoding enoyl-CoA hydratase; its protein translation is MTDYTNLQLSIDGHTATLTLNNPPAHTWTMDSLHALKKLITDLNTNDDVYALIVHGDGEKFFSAGADLNNFSDGDKGRAISMAIAFGEAFEALSAYRGVSIAVINGYAMGGGLECALACDIRIAEAHAQMALPETGVGLLPCAGGTQNLPMLVGEGWAKRMILCGERVDADTALRIGLVEEVAAKGEGLQVAQALAKKVAKQSPVAVSYSKQLIQAARDTPPAQNLIHEREAFVKLFDTKDQREGVQAFLEKRKPNWQNK